One Neodiprion pinetum isolate iyNeoPine1 chromosome 1, iyNeoPine1.2, whole genome shotgun sequence genomic window carries:
- the LOC124211848 gene encoding transmembrane protein adipocyte-associated 1 homolog isoform X4: MYGNVELETVSEVHFRRLLGTTIDPNISLAMGEEDYFCKLILYKEIADSRQHFIFRVRIWDVVILIPNLIFLIFIAARFNRARLKLRATSSPIYLAFYGLVVSNILISVIRCVVSMTVNAAATVGGLADKILWVTVRFFLLSTEMSVVIFGLAFGHLDSRSSIRRVLLATSFIALAFTITQGTLELVLPDDTFEIPSRKFYLFGHGGMMFWFCSSLVFTTIYFLILILPRTRLRDRLALPTKRSFYVYAGILAFVDLLQSIGAGLLNYMQAPEGLCIVDITAALYLTLFTPLVYHTFLSELFGVSQPTLMFSYKAQVDDAMDEDTVSLPHQQSFSSLKTDSDYIYQNNSVYDSTQFDTGATPVNPLYAASLQSPDSITGYSIDSQDAHTHNNGYQQ, translated from the exons ATGTATGGTAACGTAGAATTGGAAACCGTGTCTGAGGTACACTTTCGACGATTACTCGGCACTACGATAGATCCAAACATTAGTTTGGCTATGGGAGAGGAAGATTACTTTTgtaaattgattttatatAAGGAAATTGCAGATTCCAG gcaacattttattttcagagtGAGAATATGGGACGTTGTAATACTCATTCCAAATTTGATATTTCTCATATTCATCGCTGCAAGATTTAATAGAGCTAGGCTTAAGTTGCGTGCAACTAGCAGTCCAATATACTTAGCATTTTATGGTCTT GTTGTAAGTAATATCCTAATCTCAGTAATACGCTGTGTCGTATCAATGACTGTTAACGCAGCAGCAACTGTAGGTGGTTTAGCAGATAAGATTCTATGGGTTACGGTCAGATTCTTCCTACTATCTACAGAAATGAGCGTGGTTATATTCGGCTTAGCTTTCG GACACTTAGACAGTCGCTCTAGTATTCGAAGAGTTTTGCTGGCTACATCTTTTATAGCACTAGCATTCACGATAACTCAAGGTACACTGGAATTGGTTTTACCTGATGACACATTTGAAATACCGAgcagaaaattttatcttttcGGTCATGGAGGAATGATGTTCTGGTTCTGCAGCAGTCTTGTGTTCACAACG ATATACTTTCTTATATTAATACTGCCACGAACAAGATTGCGGGATAGACTTGCTTTGCCTA CTAAAAGAAGTTTTTACGTCTACGCGGGTATCTTGGCTTTTGTCGATTTACTACAATCGATAGGAGCAGGTCTGTTGAACTATATGCAGGCTCCTGAAGGGCTTTGTATAGTTGACATCACTGCTGCGCTGTACTTGACTCTATTCACACCATTGGTCTACCACACATTCTTGTCAGAATTGTTTGG cgTCTCCCAGCCAACTCTAATGTTCTCGTACAAGGCACAAGTTGATGATGCTATGGACGAAGATACGGTTTCATTACCTCATCAACAGAGTTTTTCTTCATTGAAAACTGACAGCGACTACATATATCAG AACAACAGTGTTTATGATTCAACTCAATTTGACACTGGTGCTACCCCGGTGAATCCGTTGTACGCTGCTTCCTTGCAAAGTCCAGACAGCATAACGGGGTACAGTATAGATAGTCAAGATGCTCACACCCATAACAACGGCTATCAACAATAA
- the LOC124211848 gene encoding transmembrane protein adipocyte-associated 1 homolog isoform X5, which produces MYGNVELETVSEVHFRRLLGTTIDPNISLAMGEEDYFCKLILYKEIADSRVRIWDVVILIPNLIFLIFIAARFNRARLKLRATSSPIYLAFYGLVVSNILISVIRCVVSMTVNAAATVGGLADKILWVTVRFFLLSTEMSVVIFGLAFGHLDSRSSIRRVLLATSFIALAFTITQGTLELVLPDDTFEIPSRKFYLFGHGGMMFWFCSSLVFTTIYFLILILPRTRLRDRLALPTKRSFYVYAGILAFVDLLQSIGAGLLNYMQAPEGLCIVDITAALYLTLFTPLVYHTFLSELFGVSQPTLMFSYKAQVDDAMDEDTVSLPHQQSFSSLKTDSDYIYQNNSVYDSTQFDTGATPVNPLYAASLQSPDSITGYSIDSQDAHTHNNGYQQ; this is translated from the exons ATGTATGGTAACGTAGAATTGGAAACCGTGTCTGAGGTACACTTTCGACGATTACTCGGCACTACGATAGATCCAAACATTAGTTTGGCTATGGGAGAGGAAGATTACTTTTgtaaattgattttatatAAGGAAATTGCAGATTCCAG agtGAGAATATGGGACGTTGTAATACTCATTCCAAATTTGATATTTCTCATATTCATCGCTGCAAGATTTAATAGAGCTAGGCTTAAGTTGCGTGCAACTAGCAGTCCAATATACTTAGCATTTTATGGTCTT GTTGTAAGTAATATCCTAATCTCAGTAATACGCTGTGTCGTATCAATGACTGTTAACGCAGCAGCAACTGTAGGTGGTTTAGCAGATAAGATTCTATGGGTTACGGTCAGATTCTTCCTACTATCTACAGAAATGAGCGTGGTTATATTCGGCTTAGCTTTCG GACACTTAGACAGTCGCTCTAGTATTCGAAGAGTTTTGCTGGCTACATCTTTTATAGCACTAGCATTCACGATAACTCAAGGTACACTGGAATTGGTTTTACCTGATGACACATTTGAAATACCGAgcagaaaattttatcttttcGGTCATGGAGGAATGATGTTCTGGTTCTGCAGCAGTCTTGTGTTCACAACG ATATACTTTCTTATATTAATACTGCCACGAACAAGATTGCGGGATAGACTTGCTTTGCCTA CTAAAAGAAGTTTTTACGTCTACGCGGGTATCTTGGCTTTTGTCGATTTACTACAATCGATAGGAGCAGGTCTGTTGAACTATATGCAGGCTCCTGAAGGGCTTTGTATAGTTGACATCACTGCTGCGCTGTACTTGACTCTATTCACACCATTGGTCTACCACACATTCTTGTCAGAATTGTTTGG cgTCTCCCAGCCAACTCTAATGTTCTCGTACAAGGCACAAGTTGATGATGCTATGGACGAAGATACGGTTTCATTACCTCATCAACAGAGTTTTTCTTCATTGAAAACTGACAGCGACTACATATATCAG AACAACAGTGTTTATGATTCAACTCAATTTGACACTGGTGCTACCCCGGTGAATCCGTTGTACGCTGCTTCCTTGCAAAGTCCAGACAGCATAACGGGGTACAGTATAGATAGTCAAGATGCTCACACCCATAACAACGGCTATCAACAATAA
- the LOC124211848 gene encoding uncharacterized protein isoform X2, whose protein sequence is MYGNVELETVSEVHFRRLLGTTIDPNISLAMGEEDYFCKLILYKEIADSRVRIWDVVILIPNLIFLIFIAARFNRARLKLRATSSPIYLAFYGLVVSNILISVIRCVVSMTVNAAATVGGLADKILWVTVRFFLLSTEMSVVIFGLAFGHLDSRSSIRRVLLATSFIALAFTITQGTLELVLPDDTFEIPSRKFYLFGHGGMMFWFCSSLVFTTIYFLILILPRTRLRDRLALPTKRSFYVYAGILAFVDLLQSIGAGLLNYMQAPEGLCIVDITAALYLTLFTPLVYHTFLSELFGVSQPTLMFSYKAQVDDAMDEDTVSLPHQQSFSSLKTDSDYIYQVHTPFIHMPLFDSTLSKSSSISKHRSNYSLAAGQILVKNWSGKSISQVELNAGSTSKGLDERQRALKTGYKSSLTFPKLKYSPLSTPNLNVCHSALDLKSDLKNHQDVTSVSNYTLSPTASNLIYSPECRDSNVNLFSPSNDNDLKNFPTETKSTANITSVALASETVDYSRPRSEIFKSRGLPAYQFFEQDAVINSRSSVSSEMLGFDNADSVLHSGKLQKRSSNMFRNYVGNLSESNLLLRKDKKPMSINVPSTSINTALLNDEEFTNLDQIKPSTSGSKIESLNTSPKSLGQTKSTTSVLSIGNEGNFKKLSPHKQSSFKDQNFSILHLNPVKLETALIPDSQTLVEDSEISSFASAQSQNTDLSFFSANNSFDNTTSDVKISNSSLQNSKSTTSYSFNNSDDNSKNSTSLSDYLKLFNAPPKHTD, encoded by the exons ATGTATGGTAACGTAGAATTGGAAACCGTGTCTGAGGTACACTTTCGACGATTACTCGGCACTACGATAGATCCAAACATTAGTTTGGCTATGGGAGAGGAAGATTACTTTTgtaaattgattttatatAAGGAAATTGCAGATTCCAG agtGAGAATATGGGACGTTGTAATACTCATTCCAAATTTGATATTTCTCATATTCATCGCTGCAAGATTTAATAGAGCTAGGCTTAAGTTGCGTGCAACTAGCAGTCCAATATACTTAGCATTTTATGGTCTT GTTGTAAGTAATATCCTAATCTCAGTAATACGCTGTGTCGTATCAATGACTGTTAACGCAGCAGCAACTGTAGGTGGTTTAGCAGATAAGATTCTATGGGTTACGGTCAGATTCTTCCTACTATCTACAGAAATGAGCGTGGTTATATTCGGCTTAGCTTTCG GACACTTAGACAGTCGCTCTAGTATTCGAAGAGTTTTGCTGGCTACATCTTTTATAGCACTAGCATTCACGATAACTCAAGGTACACTGGAATTGGTTTTACCTGATGACACATTTGAAATACCGAgcagaaaattttatcttttcGGTCATGGAGGAATGATGTTCTGGTTCTGCAGCAGTCTTGTGTTCACAACG ATATACTTTCTTATATTAATACTGCCACGAACAAGATTGCGGGATAGACTTGCTTTGCCTA CTAAAAGAAGTTTTTACGTCTACGCGGGTATCTTGGCTTTTGTCGATTTACTACAATCGATAGGAGCAGGTCTGTTGAACTATATGCAGGCTCCTGAAGGGCTTTGTATAGTTGACATCACTGCTGCGCTGTACTTGACTCTATTCACACCATTGGTCTACCACACATTCTTGTCAGAATTGTTTGG cgTCTCCCAGCCAACTCTAATGTTCTCGTACAAGGCACAAGTTGATGATGCTATGGACGAAGATACGGTTTCATTACCTCATCAACAGAGTTTTTCTTCATTGAAAACTGACAGCGACTACATATATCAGGTCCATACTCCATTTATTCATATGCCGCTATTCGACTCAACGTTATCGAAATCTTCTTCCATTTCTAAACATAGATCAAATTACTCATTAGCGGCTGGGCAGATTCTTGTAAAAAATTGGTCGGGTAAATCTATTTCTCAGGTTGAATTAAATGCTGGTTCAACCTCTAAAGGACTCGATGAACGTCAACGTGCTCTGAAAACTGGGTACAAAAGCAGTCTCACATTTCCAAAGTTAAAATACTCACCACTGAGTACGCCCAATTTGAATGTCTGTCATTCAGCATTGGATTTAAAGTCGGATTTGAAAAACCATCAAGACGTAACCAGTGTTTCAAATTACACGCTTTCTCCAACAGCCagtaatttaatttattcaccgGAATGTCGCGATAGTAATGTCAACTTGTTTTCACCATCGAATGACAATgatcttaaaaattttcctaccGAAACTAAATCTACTGCCAACATTACATCGGTTGCGCTAGCGTCCGAAACTGTTGATTATTCTCGTCCGAGATCTGAAATATTCAAGAGCAGAGGACTTCCTGCTTACCAATTCTTTGAACAAGATGCTGTAATTAATTCTAGATCATCAGTCAGCAGTGAAATGTTGGGATTCGATAATGCTGATTCTGTATTACATTCTGGAAAACTACAGAAACGTAGCTCCAACATGTTTAGAAATTATGTGGGAAATTTGTCAGAATCGAATTTGTTGCTACGCAAGGATAAAAAACCAATGTCCATTAACGTCCCATCAACCAGTATAAATACAGCGTTATTAAACGATGAAGAATTTACAAACTTGGATCAGATTAAACCGTCTACAAGtggttcgaaaattgaatcgTTGAATACCAGTCCAAAGTCATTAGGGCAAACGAAAAGCACAACTAGTGTTTTGAGTATAGGTAATGAaggaaattttaaaaaattatcaccaCACAAACAGAGCAGTTTCAAAgatcaaaacttttcaattctGCATTTGAACCCAGTGAAATTAGAAACTGCATTAATTCCTGATTCACAAACGTTGGTAGAAGATTCAGAAATAAGTTCCTTTGCTTCTGCACAATCCCAGAATACTGATTTATCCTTTTTTTCCGCGAATAACTCATTCGACAATACCACCAGTGATGTGAAAATTTCCAACTCGTCATTACAAAATTCTAAATCGACAACATCTTACAGTTTTAATAACTCTGATGATAATTCCAAAAACTCAACCAGCTTAAGCGATTatctgaaattattcaatgCCCCGCCAAAACATACAGATTAA
- the LOC124211848 gene encoding uncharacterized protein isoform X3 yields the protein MYGNVELETVSEVHFRRLLGTTIDPNISLAMGEEDYFCKLILYKEIADSRQHFIFRVRIWDVVILIPNLIFLIFIAARFNRARLKLRATSSPIYLAFYGLVVSNILISVIRCVVSMTVNAAATVGGLADKILWVTVRFFLLSTEMSVVIFGLAFGHLDSRSSIRRVLLATSFIALAFTITQGTLELVLPDDTFEIPSRKFYLFGHGGMMFWFCSSLVFTTIYFLILILPRTRLRDRLALPTKRSFYVYAGILAFVDLLQSIGAGLLNYMQAPEGLCIVDITAALYLTLFTPLVYHTFLSELFGVSQPTLMFSYKAQVDDAMDEDTVSLPHQQSFSSLKTDSDYIYQVELNAGSTSKGLDERQRALKTGYKSSLTFPKLKYSPLSTPNLNVCHSALDLKSDLKNHQDVTSVSNYTLSPTASNLIYSPECRDSNVNLFSPSNDNDLKNFPTETKSTANITSVALASETVDYSRPRSEIFKSRGLPAYQFFEQDAVINSRSSVSSEMLGFDNADSVLHSGKLQKRSSNMFRNYVGNLSESNLLLRKDKKPMSINVPSTSINTALLNDEEFTNLDQIKPSTSGSKIESLNTSPKSLGQTKSTTSVLSIGNEGNFKKLSPHKQSSFKDQNFSILHLNPVKLETALIPDSQTLVEDSEISSFASAQSQNTDLSFFSANNSFDNTTSDVKISNSSLQNSKSTTSYSFNNSDDNSKNSTSLSDYLKLFNAPPKHTD from the exons ATGTATGGTAACGTAGAATTGGAAACCGTGTCTGAGGTACACTTTCGACGATTACTCGGCACTACGATAGATCCAAACATTAGTTTGGCTATGGGAGAGGAAGATTACTTTTgtaaattgattttatatAAGGAAATTGCAGATTCCAG gcaacattttattttcagagtGAGAATATGGGACGTTGTAATACTCATTCCAAATTTGATATTTCTCATATTCATCGCTGCAAGATTTAATAGAGCTAGGCTTAAGTTGCGTGCAACTAGCAGTCCAATATACTTAGCATTTTATGGTCTT GTTGTAAGTAATATCCTAATCTCAGTAATACGCTGTGTCGTATCAATGACTGTTAACGCAGCAGCAACTGTAGGTGGTTTAGCAGATAAGATTCTATGGGTTACGGTCAGATTCTTCCTACTATCTACAGAAATGAGCGTGGTTATATTCGGCTTAGCTTTCG GACACTTAGACAGTCGCTCTAGTATTCGAAGAGTTTTGCTGGCTACATCTTTTATAGCACTAGCATTCACGATAACTCAAGGTACACTGGAATTGGTTTTACCTGATGACACATTTGAAATACCGAgcagaaaattttatcttttcGGTCATGGAGGAATGATGTTCTGGTTCTGCAGCAGTCTTGTGTTCACAACG ATATACTTTCTTATATTAATACTGCCACGAACAAGATTGCGGGATAGACTTGCTTTGCCTA CTAAAAGAAGTTTTTACGTCTACGCGGGTATCTTGGCTTTTGTCGATTTACTACAATCGATAGGAGCAGGTCTGTTGAACTATATGCAGGCTCCTGAAGGGCTTTGTATAGTTGACATCACTGCTGCGCTGTACTTGACTCTATTCACACCATTGGTCTACCACACATTCTTGTCAGAATTGTTTGG cgTCTCCCAGCCAACTCTAATGTTCTCGTACAAGGCACAAGTTGATGATGCTATGGACGAAGATACGGTTTCATTACCTCATCAACAGAGTTTTTCTTCATTGAAAACTGACAGCGACTACATATATCAG GTTGAATTAAATGCTGGTTCAACCTCTAAAGGACTCGATGAACGTCAACGTGCTCTGAAAACTGGGTACAAAAGCAGTCTCACATTTCCAAAGTTAAAATACTCACCACTGAGTACGCCCAATTTGAATGTCTGTCATTCAGCATTGGATTTAAAGTCGGATTTGAAAAACCATCAAGACGTAACCAGTGTTTCAAATTACACGCTTTCTCCAACAGCCagtaatttaatttattcaccgGAATGTCGCGATAGTAATGTCAACTTGTTTTCACCATCGAATGACAATgatcttaaaaattttcctaccGAAACTAAATCTACTGCCAACATTACATCGGTTGCGCTAGCGTCCGAAACTGTTGATTATTCTCGTCCGAGATCTGAAATATTCAAGAGCAGAGGACTTCCTGCTTACCAATTCTTTGAACAAGATGCTGTAATTAATTCTAGATCATCAGTCAGCAGTGAAATGTTGGGATTCGATAATGCTGATTCTGTATTACATTCTGGAAAACTACAGAAACGTAGCTCCAACATGTTTAGAAATTATGTGGGAAATTTGTCAGAATCGAATTTGTTGCTACGCAAGGATAAAAAACCAATGTCCATTAACGTCCCATCAACCAGTATAAATACAGCGTTATTAAACGATGAAGAATTTACAAACTTGGATCAGATTAAACCGTCTACAAGtggttcgaaaattgaatcgTTGAATACCAGTCCAAAGTCATTAGGGCAAACGAAAAGCACAACTAGTGTTTTGAGTATAGGTAATGAaggaaattttaaaaaattatcaccaCACAAACAGAGCAGTTTCAAAgatcaaaacttttcaattctGCATTTGAACCCAGTGAAATTAGAAACTGCATTAATTCCTGATTCACAAACGTTGGTAGAAGATTCAGAAATAAGTTCCTTTGCTTCTGCACAATCCCAGAATACTGATTTATCCTTTTTTTCCGCGAATAACTCATTCGACAATACCACCAGTGATGTGAAAATTTCCAACTCGTCATTACAAAATTCTAAATCGACAACATCTTACAGTTTTAATAACTCTGATGATAATTCCAAAAACTCAACCAGCTTAAGCGATTatctgaaattattcaatgCCCCGCCAAAACATACAGATTAA
- the LOC124211848 gene encoding uncharacterized protein isoform X1 produces the protein MYGNVELETVSEVHFRRLLGTTIDPNISLAMGEEDYFCKLILYKEIADSRQHFIFRVRIWDVVILIPNLIFLIFIAARFNRARLKLRATSSPIYLAFYGLVVSNILISVIRCVVSMTVNAAATVGGLADKILWVTVRFFLLSTEMSVVIFGLAFGHLDSRSSIRRVLLATSFIALAFTITQGTLELVLPDDTFEIPSRKFYLFGHGGMMFWFCSSLVFTTIYFLILILPRTRLRDRLALPTKRSFYVYAGILAFVDLLQSIGAGLLNYMQAPEGLCIVDITAALYLTLFTPLVYHTFLSELFGVSQPTLMFSYKAQVDDAMDEDTVSLPHQQSFSSLKTDSDYIYQVHTPFIHMPLFDSTLSKSSSISKHRSNYSLAAGQILVKNWSGKSISQVELNAGSTSKGLDERQRALKTGYKSSLTFPKLKYSPLSTPNLNVCHSALDLKSDLKNHQDVTSVSNYTLSPTASNLIYSPECRDSNVNLFSPSNDNDLKNFPTETKSTANITSVALASETVDYSRPRSEIFKSRGLPAYQFFEQDAVINSRSSVSSEMLGFDNADSVLHSGKLQKRSSNMFRNYVGNLSESNLLLRKDKKPMSINVPSTSINTALLNDEEFTNLDQIKPSTSGSKIESLNTSPKSLGQTKSTTSVLSIGNEGNFKKLSPHKQSSFKDQNFSILHLNPVKLETALIPDSQTLVEDSEISSFASAQSQNTDLSFFSANNSFDNTTSDVKISNSSLQNSKSTTSYSFNNSDDNSKNSTSLSDYLKLFNAPPKHTD, from the exons ATGTATGGTAACGTAGAATTGGAAACCGTGTCTGAGGTACACTTTCGACGATTACTCGGCACTACGATAGATCCAAACATTAGTTTGGCTATGGGAGAGGAAGATTACTTTTgtaaattgattttatatAAGGAAATTGCAGATTCCAG gcaacattttattttcagagtGAGAATATGGGACGTTGTAATACTCATTCCAAATTTGATATTTCTCATATTCATCGCTGCAAGATTTAATAGAGCTAGGCTTAAGTTGCGTGCAACTAGCAGTCCAATATACTTAGCATTTTATGGTCTT GTTGTAAGTAATATCCTAATCTCAGTAATACGCTGTGTCGTATCAATGACTGTTAACGCAGCAGCAACTGTAGGTGGTTTAGCAGATAAGATTCTATGGGTTACGGTCAGATTCTTCCTACTATCTACAGAAATGAGCGTGGTTATATTCGGCTTAGCTTTCG GACACTTAGACAGTCGCTCTAGTATTCGAAGAGTTTTGCTGGCTACATCTTTTATAGCACTAGCATTCACGATAACTCAAGGTACACTGGAATTGGTTTTACCTGATGACACATTTGAAATACCGAgcagaaaattttatcttttcGGTCATGGAGGAATGATGTTCTGGTTCTGCAGCAGTCTTGTGTTCACAACG ATATACTTTCTTATATTAATACTGCCACGAACAAGATTGCGGGATAGACTTGCTTTGCCTA CTAAAAGAAGTTTTTACGTCTACGCGGGTATCTTGGCTTTTGTCGATTTACTACAATCGATAGGAGCAGGTCTGTTGAACTATATGCAGGCTCCTGAAGGGCTTTGTATAGTTGACATCACTGCTGCGCTGTACTTGACTCTATTCACACCATTGGTCTACCACACATTCTTGTCAGAATTGTTTGG cgTCTCCCAGCCAACTCTAATGTTCTCGTACAAGGCACAAGTTGATGATGCTATGGACGAAGATACGGTTTCATTACCTCATCAACAGAGTTTTTCTTCATTGAAAACTGACAGCGACTACATATATCAGGTCCATACTCCATTTATTCATATGCCGCTATTCGACTCAACGTTATCGAAATCTTCTTCCATTTCTAAACATAGATCAAATTACTCATTAGCGGCTGGGCAGATTCTTGTAAAAAATTGGTCGGGTAAATCTATTTCTCAGGTTGAATTAAATGCTGGTTCAACCTCTAAAGGACTCGATGAACGTCAACGTGCTCTGAAAACTGGGTACAAAAGCAGTCTCACATTTCCAAAGTTAAAATACTCACCACTGAGTACGCCCAATTTGAATGTCTGTCATTCAGCATTGGATTTAAAGTCGGATTTGAAAAACCATCAAGACGTAACCAGTGTTTCAAATTACACGCTTTCTCCAACAGCCagtaatttaatttattcaccgGAATGTCGCGATAGTAATGTCAACTTGTTTTCACCATCGAATGACAATgatcttaaaaattttcctaccGAAACTAAATCTACTGCCAACATTACATCGGTTGCGCTAGCGTCCGAAACTGTTGATTATTCTCGTCCGAGATCTGAAATATTCAAGAGCAGAGGACTTCCTGCTTACCAATTCTTTGAACAAGATGCTGTAATTAATTCTAGATCATCAGTCAGCAGTGAAATGTTGGGATTCGATAATGCTGATTCTGTATTACATTCTGGAAAACTACAGAAACGTAGCTCCAACATGTTTAGAAATTATGTGGGAAATTTGTCAGAATCGAATTTGTTGCTACGCAAGGATAAAAAACCAATGTCCATTAACGTCCCATCAACCAGTATAAATACAGCGTTATTAAACGATGAAGAATTTACAAACTTGGATCAGATTAAACCGTCTACAAGtggttcgaaaattgaatcgTTGAATACCAGTCCAAAGTCATTAGGGCAAACGAAAAGCACAACTAGTGTTTTGAGTATAGGTAATGAaggaaattttaaaaaattatcaccaCACAAACAGAGCAGTTTCAAAgatcaaaacttttcaattctGCATTTGAACCCAGTGAAATTAGAAACTGCATTAATTCCTGATTCACAAACGTTGGTAGAAGATTCAGAAATAAGTTCCTTTGCTTCTGCACAATCCCAGAATACTGATTTATCCTTTTTTTCCGCGAATAACTCATTCGACAATACCACCAGTGATGTGAAAATTTCCAACTCGTCATTACAAAATTCTAAATCGACAACATCTTACAGTTTTAATAACTCTGATGATAATTCCAAAAACTCAACCAGCTTAAGCGATTatctgaaattattcaatgCCCCGCCAAAACATACAGATTAA
- the Ufsp1 gene encoding ufm1-specific protease 1 isoform X1 — MASDYSNHLLKNVHLGLSQPANGESFFVTSEYEYWHYGCDGVNDRGWGCGYRTLQTIISWIVKNLETARPVPSLREIQEILISLEDKESFFLGSRDWIGSFEVCLVIDQRYGVPSKIIHVPSGKDLKKYSDAIKQHFIEFGSPIMMGGDRDCSSKGIMGIHYSAKEISLLIVDPHFVGKAKNAEQLANDGWVKWQSLTDFVDSSFYNLCLPQIKHKSFSE, encoded by the exons ATGGCTAGCGATTATTCGAAccatttgttgaaaaacgtgCATTTAGGTTTGTCACAACCGGCGAACGGTGAAAGTTTTTTTGTCACAAGCGAATACGAGTACTGGCATTACGGCTGCGATGGCGTAAACGACAGG gGATGGGGCTGCGGATACAGAACTCTGCAAACTATCATCTCGTGGATTGTAAAGAATTTGGAAACTGCTAGGCCTGTCCCTAGTTTGAGGGAAATCCAAGAGATTCTTATTAGTCTAGAAGACAAGGAGAGCTTTTTTCTTGGCTCACGAGACTGGATCGGCAGTTTTGAA gtCTGCCTCGTCATCGACCAGCGTTACGGAGTTCccagtaaaattatacatgtacctaGTGGTAAAGATTTAAAGAAGTATTCGGATGCTATAAAACAACACTTCATAGAATTTGGCAGTCCAATAATGATGGGTGGGGATAGAGATTGCTCTAGTAAGGGAATTATGGGTATACATTACAGTGCGAAGGAGATAAGTTTGCTCATAGTAGACCCGCACTTTGTGGGCAAAGCTAAAAACGCTGAGCAGTTAGCCAATGATGGCTGGGTGAAATGGCAGTCTTTGACAGATTTTGTAGACAGTTCGTTTTACAATCTTTGTTTACCTCAAATAAAACATAAATCTTTTAGCGAataa
- the Ufsp1 gene encoding probable Ufm1-specific protease 1 isoform X2: MISKVVKYYVKYAQKGWGCGYRTLQTIISWIVKNLETARPVPSLREIQEILISLEDKESFFLGSRDWIGSFEVCLVIDQRYGVPSKIIHVPSGKDLKKYSDAIKQHFIEFGSPIMMGGDRDCSSKGIMGIHYSAKEISLLIVDPHFVGKAKNAEQLANDGWVKWQSLTDFVDSSFYNLCLPQIKHKSFSE; this comes from the exons ATGATCTCAAAAGTTGTTAAATATTATGTGAAATATGCACAAAAA gGATGGGGCTGCGGATACAGAACTCTGCAAACTATCATCTCGTGGATTGTAAAGAATTTGGAAACTGCTAGGCCTGTCCCTAGTTTGAGGGAAATCCAAGAGATTCTTATTAGTCTAGAAGACAAGGAGAGCTTTTTTCTTGGCTCACGAGACTGGATCGGCAGTTTTGAA gtCTGCCTCGTCATCGACCAGCGTTACGGAGTTCccagtaaaattatacatgtacctaGTGGTAAAGATTTAAAGAAGTATTCGGATGCTATAAAACAACACTTCATAGAATTTGGCAGTCCAATAATGATGGGTGGGGATAGAGATTGCTCTAGTAAGGGAATTATGGGTATACATTACAGTGCGAAGGAGATAAGTTTGCTCATAGTAGACCCGCACTTTGTGGGCAAAGCTAAAAACGCTGAGCAGTTAGCCAATGATGGCTGGGTGAAATGGCAGTCTTTGACAGATTTTGTAGACAGTTCGTTTTACAATCTTTGTTTACCTCAAATAAAACATAAATCTTTTAGCGAataa